A single genomic interval of Lathyrus oleraceus cultivar Zhongwan6 chromosome 7, CAAS_Psat_ZW6_1.0, whole genome shotgun sequence harbors:
- the LOC127104411 gene encoding uncharacterized protein LOC127104411 — translation MPLITIIETGVTHSFIVANCVKRLGLVVSSMNGEMVIETPTKGLVTTTSVYLNCHLLIFDKDFGINLIYLPLENVNVISGMNWLEFNHVHINCYNKSVRFLTPGGEGEVGFLSARELKELLEVEAHVFVLVAALSSKSQSMND, via the coding sequence atGCCTTTGATAACTATTATCGAAACTGGTGTTACTCATTCTTTTATTGTTGCTAACTGTGTGAAAAGGTTAGGCCTTGTTGTGTCTTCTATGAATGGAGAAATGGTTATCGAAACTCCTACTAAGGGTTTggtgactactacttcagtttaTTTGAATTGTCATCTGTTAATCTTTGATAAGGATTTTGGAATTAATCTTATTTACTTGCCATTGGAGAATGTTAATGTTATCTCGGGGATGAACTGGTTGGAGTTCAATCATGTTCATATCAATTGTTATAACAAGTCGGTGCGGTTTCTTACTCCTGGTGGAGAGGGAGAAGTTGGTTTCTTGTCTGCTAGAGAATTGAAGGAGCTTTTAGAGGTGGAAGCTCATGTGTTTGTTTTGGTCGCGGCGTTATCTTCTAAGAGTCAATCAATGAATGACTAA
- the LOC127104412 gene encoding uncharacterized protein LOC127104412, whose protein sequence is MVVSEQAVHNQPNVGGNDEFRHLGKLQWNNLPTFKGRYAPDGRHTWLKEIERIFRVMDFSEAQKVSFNTHMLAKEADDWWSNTRQVVDVAVEVDYHGKKEIEYAAIFVELAKFYPHYNEATVEFSKCVKFENGLRPKIKQLSERSGKQNLNRGKPYSAPVDKGKQRVVGGKRTSGGGAPTPLKCYRCGELGHRFSECKSDVKKCISVGSQDIWLLIAKRVW, encoded by the exons ATggtggtatcagagcag GCTGTGCATAATCAACCTAATGTTGGTGGGAACGACGAGTTCCGACATTTGGGGAAGCTCCAGTGGAACAATTTGCCTACTTTCAAGGGTAGGTACGCTCCTGATGGAAGGCACACTTGGCTCAAGGAGATTGAGAGGATTTTCAGAGTGATGGATTTCTCTGAAGCACAGAAGGTGTCGTTCAATACGCATATGTTAGCTAAggaagctgatgactggtggaGCAACACTCGTCAGGTGGTGGATGTTGCAGTTGAAGTT GATTATCATGGGAAGAAGGAGATTGAGTATGCTGCCATATTTGTGGAACTTGCTAAGTTCTACCCTCATTACAATGAGGCAACTGTTGAGTTCTCTAAGTGTGTCAAATTCGAGAATGGTTTACGTCCTAAGATTAAGCAG TTGAGCGAGAGAAGTGGAAAGCAGAATCTAAACCGTGGGAAGCCATATAGTGCTCCAGTTGATAAAGGTAAACAGAGAGTTGTTGGTGGTAAAAGGACAAGTGGGGGAGGTGCCCCTACTCCTCTTAAGTGCTATAGGTGCGGTGAGTTGGGTCATCGTTTCAGTGAATGCAAGAGTGATGTGAAAAAGTGTATAAGTGTGGGAAGTCAGGACATTTGGTTACTGATTGCAAAGAGAGTGTGGTGA